The Desulfonatronovibrio magnus region TGGGTTTTATTCTGGCCGGTTTGCTGGGATTTTTTTATCCAAAAATCTATCTGTACCTGCCTTATCTGAAACTGGGGGTACTGCTGGCCACCCCTTTGTGCCTGCTTTATCTATGGATGGGACAGGCACCTCCAACACTTATCCGTTCCGCAATTATGTTTGCCAGTTGGGGCGTTTTCCTTTTTCTGAATAAAAGACGGGTTCTGCTGGATGGTCTGTTTCTCGCTGCCGGAATCATTACCATTCTGGACCCATGGGCTGTGTTTGACCTGCGTTTGCAGCTTTCATTGACTGCGGTTGCCGGGATTGCATTAATATTGCCTGTTCTGGAATCAGCCTGGAGAAAAATTAAACAAATCAGTGATTTCAGAATTCTAAAGTACTTTCTTGGGCTTGCAGGTGTGACCATTGCCGCCAATGCAGCTCTGCTCCCTGTTCAGGCCTGGACTTTTAATTATTTGAGTCCTCATTTATATCTGAATTTGTTCTGGCTTCCGGTTCTGGGCTTTATCATTTTGCCAGCGGGCTTTGCAGGTCTTTTTATTTCACTCATGCCTGGAATGGGATGGCTGGGCAGCGTGCTGATGTCCATCTCGGCGTATTGCCTCAACTATTTTATTGTTTTCCTGGAATACCTGCAGCACAAAGACCTGCTTCATCCCATAGTGACATATCGACCACCCTGGCAGCATTTAATGGCCTATTGGGTGATTTTAATCTTGATAATTTATATCCGCAAACTGGATTTCCGGAGTATCAGGCTTATTATCGGGACCGGTGTTGTGGCGATCCTGGCATTTTTGCCCTTTTTTGCGGGTGATGACAATAAAGTGGTGCTGCGAATACTGGATGTGGGGCAGGGTCAGGGGATTGTTCTGGAACACCCGGGAGGCAGTCCGGTAATGGTGGATGGAGGAGGAAGCTGGAACCCTGATTTTGACTTGGGCAAGCAGGTAGTGGTTCCTTCTCTGACCTGGAGAAAATGGCCTCATAATCTAAGCATGGTTGTTCTGAGCCACGCCCATGTGGATCATTATGGTGGTCTTATTTATCCCCTGAAATATCTTGGCGCAGATAAGTATGTGCATAATGGGATCTGGCCTGGTGAGGTGGATACATGGCGCATAAATGAGGCACTTGAGAGGCAGGATATTCCCAGTCGGGTATCGGTGCGTGGCGAAAACCTGGATCTAAGTAAAGGACTGGTGCTGGAAGTGCTTCATCCATCTGATCCGGAAAAATTCGACAAATTAAATGATACCTCTCTTGTACTCAGGCTTATCTGGAACGGCCATCCCTTAGCTCTTATACCCGGGGATCTCGAGGCCCGGGGGATCGATACTCTTCTCGAGACAGGCCAGGATATTTCAGCACAAGTTATCATTGTGCCACATCATGGCAGTCGCACCAGCGCCAGTCCCGAACTTTACGCCCGGACAGGTGCTGACACTGCAGTTGTGGCCAGAGGATTTATGAACAGGTTTGGTGTGCCTCATGATGAGGTACTTGAAATAATCAATCAAAATGAAATTAATCTGTTGGATACTGCTAAGCATGGTGAGGTCAGGCTTACCTGGAAGTGCCCGGAAAGCAGGCCGGAGATAACCCGGGCAAGGTCTAAGCTTGGTCCCAAAGGCATTCCCTGGTGGTATTAATGTGGGCTGTGCCCACAACCCAATTTAAGCAATGATCGTTAAGTTGGGGCGATAAACGTGCTTTTCAGACTGAAGACTGAAGGCTGAAGAATAAGGTTCCTGGGCGTTATTGCTCTTTCAAGGTTAAAAAACTTTCTTGTTATTTTTTACAGGATTGAAACGGTAAGTTGCTAATCAGCAATCCTGATTAAAGCTCTTCGCCTGTGAGGATAGGGGCATGTGCGCCCAGATCATAAAAGCCGTGTACCTGAAAGTCTAAAGAGTAGTTGGGGATGAGTTCAAAACGAATACGCCCGAAATTTTCGTTTTCAGGCATCATGGAAAGCGGCATGAGACCTGCTGGAACAGGAAAAGACAGGAAGGCGCTGTTTATCAGGGTCAAGCGATCCTGATACCTTTCCTTGAGATAGTCTATCAGCTGGTCACGCTCAGCTTCGGTAAAGGATTCCAGTATAACCTGCCGTGACTTGTCAACTTTGTCTTTTGTCTGAGAAGGAGGCTGAACCAGGAGCCTGTCCCATGGGTATGACTGTTCCTCTGCTTTATCCCATTGAGGTCTGTAAAGGTGTACCTCTACATTTTTCCTGCCCTTAAAAGATTTAATTACAATATTAACAATAAATGCCCTGTGGATGGGCAGCGTTTGATCCGGAGTGGTGATGCTGAGTTCCATTATGCCTCCGCTTGTTTGTGCTTGAATTTGTCCGGCCCTGCTGGAATCGCCAATTGCTGGTTTCACAAAGGCGACAAAAGCAGGGCCGGGAAGTCAGAACATGCTATCCTGTTCTGGACTGCTCATCCTGAAAAGCTTTAATCTAACTGCTTCAGAAGGGTGTCCTTGATGTCGTTGATGCTGCCCTCTCCATCAAGTTCAATGTACTTGAAGCCTTCCTTGCCGGCCAGGTCTCTATAAAAATATGCTGCCGCAAGTGTACCTGTGTCTTTGTCATAGTAGATATTGTGTCTTTTATCAATGGCATCTTCATCCTGGTCATCAGACCTGGACTTTAGTTCTCCTCCGCAGACACGACATTTATCACCGTCGGGCTTGATGGCGTCTATGAAGATATTATTAGGGTGGTTGGGATCATTAACGCAAAGTCTGCGTCCCATGATTCTGTTTTTTGCTACTTCTCTGGGCAAGAGGATTTCAATAACAAAATTTAGTTTCATTCCAGCAGCACTAAGTGCATCCCAGAGTTTTTGGGCCTGAACAATATTTCTTGGAAATCCGTCCAGCAGCCATCCGCCAGCTCCTTTTTCCTTCAGTGTTTCCAGGACCATGGGAATAGTGATGTCATCAGGAACCAACTCTCCCTTATCGATGAATTCCTTGGCTTTTTTGCCCAGCTCTGTTCCCTGGCCAATGTGCTGTCTGAAAATTGCGCCGGACTCAATGTGAGCCAGGTCGTATTTGTCTTTAACCAGTGAGCCCTGTGTACCTTTGCCGCTTCCGTTGGGACCAAAAATAAGAATATTCAATGTAAACCTCCTTAAAAAATTTACAGCAAGATAACCGCTGTCTGACTGCCTGTCAATAAAGGCCGAAATTTAGCTCTTGATTAAGAGCTTGGCAAGAGAGCCACATTACGCTAATAGGTTTGGCTTTGTGCTTTGCTTGAATCTTTTGTAATCGTTTCACCCGGGGGCACGGGACCGAACTTGTGAGTAAATGCCTTTAAAGTGGAGCCTGCATCCTGCAGGCTATTTAACTCCAGGCGGCTGGAAGCCGCCTCCACCTTGAAGAACAGTCCCATATTTGGAAATTGGGACAGTCCCCGCGAGGTACTATAAAAAAGATTCATGCTGCATTGGTTCGTTGTAGAAATTTGCTTAAAAGAAAAAATTTACACAGCGAGGGACAGTCCCTGTGCCAGGCGTAAAGCTCTCATCTTTGACGGAACTTTTCAGGCAAATGTGCATCAATCATGAGCAAAAATCGTAAAAATATAAAAATTGTAAACGTCTGATTTTATTAGCAAAACGATTCCAGTTACTTGTAAGCTGAGCCCATATCTGCTTCAAGTGTTCAAAATTTATGTTTAATAAAGCTGACTGAACTTTCAGTTCTACAGGTGGATAAGATTTATGAAAACAAAGTTTATTTTTGTTACCGGGGGCGTGCTTTCATCCCTTGGTAAAGGGCTGGCTGCAGCATCCATTGGAGCCTTGCTCAAGGCCAGGGGGCTTAAGGTCAACATTCAGAAATTAGACCCGTACATTAATGTTGATCCAGGTACTATGAATCCATTCCAGCACGGTGAAGTCTATGTGACAGATGATGGCGCAGAAACAGATCTGGATCTTGGACACTATGAAAGATATCTTGATCAGCCCATGGCCCAGATCAACAATTTTACTTCAGGGCGCATCTATCATTCTGTTATTACCAAGGAGCGGCGCGGTGACTACCTTGGAGGCACGGTGCAGGTGATACCACACATAACTGATGAGATAAAAAATGCCATCAAAAGTGTTGCCCAAAACGATGAAGATGTGGCCATCATAGAGATTGGTGGAACCGTTGGCGATATAGAGGGGCTCCCATTTCTGGAAGCCATCAGGCAATTGCGAGGAGAGCTGGGTAAGGATCAGGTGTTGTATATTCACTTGACCCTTGTGCCCTATATGAAGGCTGCTGGGGAACTCAAAACCAAGCCTACCCAGCACAGCGTCAAGGAGCTCAGAAGTATAGGCATTCAGGCAGATATTATACTCTGTCGTTCTGAAGTTGATCTGGATCAGGATATCAAATCCAAAATAGCTTTATTTTGTAATGTTGACCCTGATGCTGTCTTTACGGCCAAGGATGTAAGGAGTATTTACGAGGTTCCCATGGCTTTGTATGAAGAAGGCCTGGATCAGAAAATTGCCATTATGCTTAAGCTTCCAGCTAAAAATCCCAACCTTCAAAGCTGGGAAAACCTGGTTCATCGGCTCCATCATCCAGGCCCCAAGATTAATATTGCCATAGTGGGTAAATATGTTGATTTGCGGGAATCATATAAAAGCCTGCATGAAGCTCTGGTGCATGCAGGTTTAGAAAGTGAAAGGGAAGTAGAACTGAGATATGTTAACTCAGACAGCCTCATACCTGGTGGTAATGTGCAGCAACAGATGAGCGGTCTCCATGGGATTCTGGTGCCCGGAGGATTTGGTTCCCGGGGAATAGAAGGCAAAATAGCAGCCATCAGCTACGCTCGTTCACAAAATATTCCTTTTTTCGGCATTTGCCTTGGTATGCAGTGTGCTGTGATTGAATTTGCAAGAAATGTCCTGGGGCTCAGAGATGCTGACTCTCAGGAGTTTTCGCCTGACACTGAGCACCCGGTGATTTATTTAATGAAGGAGTGGTTTGACTTTAGAAATAATACTGTGCAGAAAAGATGTCAGGAAAGCAACAAGGGCGGAACCATGAGGCTTGGTGCTTACCCCTGCGTCATTACAGAAGGCACCAAGGCTTATGAAGCCTACCAGACCCGGGAGATAATGGAAAGACATCGCCACAGGTATGAATTCAACAAAAAGTATGCGCAGCAATTTGAAGCTGAGGGTATGATTTTCAGTGGTCTTTCCCCGGATAAGAGCCTGGTGGAAATTGTTGAATTAGAAAATCACCCCTGGTTTCTGGGGTGTCAGTTTCATCCGGAATTCAAATCCAACCCAATGCGTGCTCATCCTCTGTTTAGAGAGTTTGTCAGAGCGGCAGGGCTTGCAGGATAGAATTGTGCAAACAGATCCAAAAAATACCGATTGCTCTGTTTCAACCCACGGCAGGCAGAGCGGGAATCAATTATTTTTTATCCTTGGACCTTGTGTTTTAGAAGGGGCTGATTTTGCCTCAGATATTGCTCATAAAATCTTAGAGGTGGCCCAGGAGCTGAAAATTCAGGTTTTTTTTAAAAGCTCATTTGACAAGGCCAACCGTACTTCTGCAGAAAGTTTTCGTGGTCCGGGCTTAGGACAGGGGTTGGAATGGCTGCAGCGGGTTAAAGAAATGACCGGCCTGCCTGTCCTGACGGACATTCATCATCCAGAGCAGGCTGCATCAATTGCAGAAGTGGCGGATGTTATCCAGATTCCGGCTTTTCTCTGCAGGCAGACTGATCTTTTACTGGCAGCTGCTGATACCGGGAGAATCGTTAATATTAAAAAGGGACAGTTTCTTGCTCCCTGGGATATGCATCAGGCTGTCTCCAAAATCAGACAGCGCAGCAGCAGCGCCAGAATATGGATTACTGAAAGAGGCACTTCTTTTGGCTACAACAACCTTGTGGTTGACTTCCGGTCTTTGCCTGTTATGAAGGAGTTGGGGCATCCGGTAATTTTTGATGCTACGCATTCTGTGCAGCTTCCCGGAGGGAAGGGCACGTCTTCGGGGGGGCAGCGGGAATTTGTGCCTTTGATGGCCAGGGCGGCAGTGGCTGCCGGAGCTGACGGCATTTTCATGGAAGTTCACCCAGACCCTGAAAGGGCATTGTGTGACGGACCAAATTCATGGCCTCTGGACCAGCTCAAACCCCTTGTACAAACTCTTCTGAAAATCAGGAAGGCTGTTAATGAATGATGCTCTCAAACTTGCTTTTTCCCGGATTAGAATGCTGATCCTTGACGTTGACGGAGTCATGACAGATGGTGGGTTGTATTACGACAGCCAGGGCCGTATCATGAAGAGATTTAATGTTCAGGATGGCCTGGGAATAAAGGCAGCCCAGGCAGCAGGGCTTGAAATAGCAGTTATAACCGGACTTTCATCCGCGGCTGTTGAGTCCAGAGTAACTGAGCTGGGCATCACTCACTATTTTCACGGTCATATAAATAAAGTGCCCCTCTTAAAGAGGCTTGCCGAAGATTCCGGGTATGGTCTTGATGAAATGGCCTATCTCGGGGATGACTGGGTGGACGCCGGACCCATGCTCAAGGTAGGCGTGCCCATGGCAGTGGCCAATGCGCAACCGGAGATCAAGAATATTGCCCGCATGGTAACTGAAAAGTCTGGCGGATATGGTGCTGTGCGTGAGGCAATTATGCTGATTCTGGAGGCTCGTGGACTGAGAGAGGAGCAATGGCAGAAGTGGCAGTTTGATGATTAAAAAATTTGCTCCATTATTTTTCAGTGCGGCTGTTTTATCTTTTCTGTTCATTACCTTCTGGCATACAAGCCCTGGACCGGGTTTAACCGACCTGAATGTTGAAATGGAAGTAGATATGAATATCCGTGATTTTACTATGACCAAGGGCAGGGATGGCCGCCAGACATGGAAAGTGATTTCTGACAATGCAGGCTTTGTGCGTGAGGATGATCTTTTTGTCCTTTATAATCCAGTCATTACCTATTACACTGAAGAAGACTCTGCTCCTGTAGTGATCACAGCTTCCCATGGCCAGGCTTTGCAAACAGAAAATATGGTGCATTTATGGCCTGATGTCAGAGCGGATTATGGTGGTTTGATAATTGAGTCCGGCAGAGCGTCATACATGGGAGAGGAGGATTTTATTCTTCTCCGTGAAGGCGTGACTTTTGTGGGCAATGGAATGGCCCTCAACAGCCCGGAAGCCAGATTTTATTTAAATGAGGACAGATTAGAGGCCCTTGGGGGTGTAAAAACCCTGCTTCAAAACAGGACAGTGAATTGATGAAAATCCTGACAATTATTTTTTGTTCGTTATTGTGGGCGTTTGCTCCTGCTCTTGCTGAAAACAGGCTTCAGGATCAGATTACAGATATTACGTCTGACAAGATGACTTATACCGGACACGATAATATTGTAATCTTTTCCGGCAATGTTCATGTTATCAGGGCAGAGCTTGAGCTTTGGTCTGATCAGCTGCATGTACATATAAAGCCGCAGAATGCAGAGCAGGATGAGGCTGATCAGCAGGATAAAATTGAAAAAATAATTGCCAGGGGCAATGTGCGCATCAAGAGCATGAACAGAGAGGGTAAAGGTGAGTTGCTCACATATAATCCTGACACTGGCCAGGCAACCTTAGAAGGAAACCCAGTCCTTATGGAGGACAAGAATCGGGTTGAGGGTGAGATTGTTCTTATCAACATGCTGGAAAATACTTCCGAGGTCCTGGGCGGACCCGATAGAAGAGTCAGAGTAATTTTTTATTCAGAAAGCGAGCAGCAGGAATAAACCAGGGGTGAACAGCTTTAAAGCCATTGACGTTTATAAGCGATACGGTAAAAAGCTTGTGGTCAAGGGTATATCCTTAGATATCAGGCAGGGAGAGGTGGCTGGGCTGCTTGGGCCCAACGGTGCCGGCAAGACCACGACCTTTTACATGCTGGTGGGCATTATAACGCCAACCAAAGGTGGCGTATCTCTCGACAAGCAGGATATTACCGGGTTGTCGCTGCCCAGTAGAGCTGGTCTGGGCATCAGTTATCTGCCCCAGGAAAGTTCAATTTTCAAAAATCTGACAGTTTTTGAAAATCTGATGCTTATCCTGGAATATACACATAAAAGCAAAAAGCACAGACTGCAAAAAGCTGATCAGCTTATGGATGAGCTTGGCATATCCAAGCTGGCTCACCAGAAAGCATCCTTTCTGTCCGGGGGGGAGCGCAGACGTCTGGAGATTGCCAGAGCCCTGATCAAGGATCCGAGATTTATACTGCTTGACGAGCCTTTTGCCGGTATTGATCCTATTGCTGTGGATGATATTCAGAAAATCATTCTCAAGCTCAGGGAAAAAGAAATAGGAGTGCTGATATCAGATCATAACGTGCGGGAAACCCTGCGGATCTGTGATAGAGCCTCCATTGTATATGACGGACAAGTTATACTCGATGGGACGCCTCAGGAGATTATCAATGACACCAGGGCAAGGGCAGTCTACCTTGGTGAATCTTTTTGCTTGTAAGTTTGTCATGTTTTCCCGTATGGTAAGCTGATTCGCTGCTTTCAGGCATTTTTCAAATCCTTTGAAAATGTAACAGTTTAGGATTTTTTTTTTTTGTATCTGTTTAGCGCTTTGGATGTGGCAAGGCTTCCTGCCCGGAGGCATACAGCCCGGTGGGGGGCTGGCTCTTCCAGGACCCACTTGTCCCAAAAATGAGTCATTTTGAGCACAAATTGATGCTCAAGTGGGTCCTGGAGTGCCTGTCCCCTGCTTTCCTTAAAAGCGCTAAACAGATACCCTTTTTATAAGAAAGCAGTGGGCAGGCACCCAGTCCCTGTTTTTTGTTGATATATAAAATCAGACTGTAACTATTCACCATGCTGAGAGGTGAGCCTGCATCCTGATTTGTTTTCTTTTGCTGCAAACTCCCAGCATTAGCCCGTAAGTCAAAACCATTAATTGTTTCAAACAATCCAGAGGTTTTCCCTGTTCATGGTTTTGACTAACGGGCTCAGGGCTGGTCAAACAAACTGCAATGGCCAAAACAAATCAGGATGCAGGCTTTATCTGAAAGTAGAGTAATGTGGTGTGAACAGATACCTAATTATGGATAACAGACTTAACGGAATAATACTATGTCCCTGGAACTGAGACAGAATCTTAAACTGACCCAGCAGCTGGTGATGACTCCCCAACTGCAGCAGGCCATTAAATTGTTGCAGATGTCCAGGCTGGAGCTTCTTGAGGTGGTCCAGCAGGAACTTCTTGAAAATCCGCTTCTTGAAGAGCTGCAGCCTGCCGCTGATGAGGATCGCGAAAGAGAGGCCCGTGACAGAAAAGAAGTAAAAGAAAAGTTGACAGCCGAAGAAAAGGAAATGATCAACAATGCTGACTGGGAAGATTATCTCGGACATTTTTCAAGCACATCAAAACAGGCTGGTTCCAGGGAGTGGGAAGTTCCCGAGGAGATGCAGAGTTTTGAAGCCAGGTATTCTTCCAAGCCATCCTTGGAAGGTCATCTTACCTGGCAGCTTTATCTGCAGAATTTGACTGCAGAAGAAATCAGGATAGGCGAAGAGATTATTGGAAACATCGATTCAAAGGGTTACCTGAAGACCGATACAGCTGAACTGGCCCAGTCGCTGAATCTGACAGAAGACAAGGTTGAATCAGTTTTGAGCAAGGTTCAGAATTTTGACCCTGTGGGCATTGCCTCCAGAACGTTGCGCGAGTGCCTGTTGACTCAACTCAGGGCCCTTAATGAAACAGGACCAATTATAACTGAGCTGGTCACGGAACACCTTGAAGATATTGAAAAAAATCGTTTTGTTCCTCTTCTAAAGAAGTTTAAGATAAGCAAGGACTACCTCAAGGAATGTATAGAAATTTTGCAAAGCCTTGATCCTTACCCGGGGGCAAGCTACGGAAGTGAGGACATTGTCTATGTTAGCCCGGATATCTATGTTTACAAGTATGAAGAGGATTTTGCCATCGTGCTCAATGAAGATGGAATTCCCCCCATTCAACTGAGCACACTTTATCAGGATTCGCTGGAAAAAACCGATAAGAATAAAAAGGATAACGAGTACATTCAGGAAAAAACCCGTTCTGCCATATGGCTGATGAAAAGCCTGCATCAGAGACAACGAACATTGTACAAGGTAATGGAGAGCATCCTCAAGTTTCAAAGAGAGTTTTTTGAACTTGGCGTTGCCAGGCTCAAGCCGCTTATTTTGCGTGAAGTGGCAGAAGATATTAATATGCACGAGTCAACAGTCAGTCGGATTACCACCAATAAATTTGTCTCAACGCCCTTTGGTGTTTTTGAGCTCAAGTTTTTTTTCAACAGCTCTTTAAGCATGGACAGTGGTGGTGTGGTAGGGTCTGAAAGTGTCAAAGCGGCCATAAAAAAGATGGTCGCCGAAGAAGACCCCAAAAAACCTTTAAGTGACGACGTGATTGCCAATGCGTTAAAAGAACAGCTTGAGGTCAATATTGCCAGGAGAACTGTGGCCAAGTACAGGGCTGCATTGAAGATACCTTCGTCCTCCAAAAGAAAAAAATTTTTCTGATCATTTACTGATATATGTGAATTGAGACGGAGTTCACCTTTTTCTAATGCGGGCTTTGCCCGCAACACAAAAAAAGATTTTTGTAACAGTTTAGCCATTTGCATGTGGCACGTGGACTGGCTCTCCCAGCCCTTGTTTTATTAAGTCTGTGTTTTACATCAACAAAAAACAAGGGTTGGGGTGCCTGTCCCCTGCTTTCCTTAGAAAAGGGCTAAACTATTACAGATTTTTTAACCGCCCGTTCGCCCCTGTTGAATGGCTGAGCCTACACTTTGTGTATTCAACTGGGTAAAAAGACTCACTCAAGACGCCCAGTTAAACCCTGCTGCGCAGGAACGCTTTCAGCGATGTTTAACCGGGCAGGCAAAGGGCGCAAAGGAAAAAAAGATGTTTTTTCATTTGCCGGGGAACCCAGTTAAACCCGTCTGCGACGGAGACTACGTCTGCTTAACAAGGCAGGCGGCAAATTAATAGGCAGCCTTTTTGAGAACCGATGCCTGGTTTTTAAAAAAATGTCTTCTTTATTGTCTTTAACTGGACTTTTCAGGCTGAAGGCGGAATATTCAGGAATCTGGACATTCCTGCTCAAGTGGGGCCCGGAGTGCCTGCCCCCTGCCTCCATACAAAAGGCTGAACGATTACCAAATCATAATAACTGATACAACCAATACACAACTTGATATCTCAAAGGAGGATCAGCATGCAGATCAAATTCAACTTCAAAAACTTTGAGCCTTCTGAACATCTCAAAAAGTATGCTCAGGAGAGATATGAAAAGCTTTCAAAATATCTTAATGAAAACGATGCTGCAGAACTTCAGGTTAATCTGGAGGTGGAAAAATTTCGTCACATAGCTGAGGTCATTCTAACTGGCAAGGACATGCATATATCAGCTACAGAAGAAACTGAGGACATGTATTCAACGGTGGATTTAAG contains the following coding sequences:
- a CDS encoding KdsC family phosphatase, translating into MNDALKLAFSRIRMLILDVDGVMTDGGLYYDSQGRIMKRFNVQDGLGIKAAQAAGLEIAVITGLSSAAVESRVTELGITHYFHGHINKVPLLKRLAEDSGYGLDEMAYLGDDWVDAGPMLKVGVPMAVANAQPEIKNIARMVTEKSGGYGAVREAIMLILEARGLREEQWQKWQFDD
- the lptB gene encoding LPS export ABC transporter ATP-binding protein; amino-acid sequence: MNSFKAIDVYKRYGKKLVVKGISLDIRQGEVAGLLGPNGAGKTTTFYMLVGIITPTKGGVSLDKQDITGLSLPSRAGLGISYLPQESSIFKNLTVFENLMLILEYTHKSKKHRLQKADQLMDELGISKLAHQKASFLSGGERRRLEIARALIKDPRFILLDEPFAGIDPIAVDDIQKIILKLREKEIGVLISDHNVRETLRICDRASIVYDGQVILDGTPQEIINDTRARAVYLGESFCL
- the rpoN gene encoding RNA polymerase factor sigma-54, whose translation is MSLELRQNLKLTQQLVMTPQLQQAIKLLQMSRLELLEVVQQELLENPLLEELQPAADEDREREARDRKEVKEKLTAEEKEMINNADWEDYLGHFSSTSKQAGSREWEVPEEMQSFEARYSSKPSLEGHLTWQLYLQNLTAEEIRIGEEIIGNIDSKGYLKTDTAELAQSLNLTEDKVESVLSKVQNFDPVGIASRTLRECLLTQLRALNETGPIITELVTEHLEDIEKNRFVPLLKKFKISKDYLKECIEILQSLDPYPGASYGSEDIVYVSPDIYVYKYEEDFAIVLNEDGIPPIQLSTLYQDSLEKTDKNKKDNEYIQEKTRSAIWLMKSLHQRQRTLYKVMESILKFQREFFELGVARLKPLILREVAEDINMHESTVSRITTNKFVSTPFGVFELKFFFNSSLSMDSGGVVGSESVKAAIKKMVAEEDPKKPLSDDVIANALKEQLEVNIARRTVAKYRAALKIPSSSKRKKFF
- the lptC gene encoding LPS export ABC transporter periplasmic protein LptC, translated to MIKKFAPLFFSAAVLSFLFITFWHTSPGPGLTDLNVEMEVDMNIRDFTMTKGRDGRQTWKVISDNAGFVREDDLFVLYNPVITYYTEEDSAPVVITASHGQALQTENMVHLWPDVRADYGGLIIESGRASYMGEEDFILLREGVTFVGNGMALNSPEARFYLNEDRLEALGGVKTLLQNRTVN
- a CDS encoding DNA internalization-related competence protein ComEC/Rec2, giving the protein MRHFSDSYLPQGILPWQKLVIAYGLGIWALKYPWPAATCVFLLLLFAPFKSLRFNLLIPCVFILSMALAFVRLPDLPEEIPEDISSGQRVVVQGQVEEVAFLPGQRMRVILGNLFLGRGEQAQPLPGRLVWTWQDTPDQLFPGQDVQAHLNVRPIHGMANFGVWNSEFFWRTQSVLWRSYTRGEHFWHRIEGSKGSSSSARQHLKDQAQSGFELDSLSAHRQQQVQGLGLALLFGDRYLVDQNLIDSIRLASLAHSLALSGLHLGIMAGMGFILAGLLGFFYPKIYLYLPYLKLGVLLATPLCLLYLWMGQAPPTLIRSAIMFASWGVFLFLNKRRVLLDGLFLAAGIITILDPWAVFDLRLQLSLTAVAGIALILPVLESAWRKIKQISDFRILKYFLGLAGVTIAANAALLPVQAWTFNYLSPHLYLNLFWLPVLGFIILPAGFAGLFISLMPGMGWLGSVLMSISAYCLNYFIVFLEYLQHKDLLHPIVTYRPPWQHLMAYWVILILIIYIRKLDFRSIRLIIGTGVVAILAFLPFFAGDDNKVVLRILDVGQGQGIVLEHPGGSPVMVDGGGSWNPDFDLGKQVVVPSLTWRKWPHNLSMVVLSHAHVDHYGGLIYPLKYLGADKYVHNGIWPGEVDTWRINEALERQDIPSRVSVRGENLDLSKGLVLEVLHPSDPEKFDKLNDTSLVLRLIWNGHPLALIPGDLEARGIDTLLETGQDISAQVIIVPHHGSRTSASPELYARTGADTAVVARGFMNRFGVPHDEVLEIINQNEINLLDTAKHGEVRLTWKCPESRPEITRARSKLGPKGIPWWY
- a CDS encoding LptA/OstA family protein → MKILTIIFCSLLWAFAPALAENRLQDQITDITSDKMTYTGHDNIVIFSGNVHVIRAELELWSDQLHVHIKPQNAEQDEADQQDKIEKIIARGNVRIKSMNREGKGELLTYNPDTGQATLEGNPVLMEDKNRVEGEIVLINMLENTSEVLGGPDRRVRVIFYSESEQQE
- a CDS encoding adenylate kinase, which produces MNILIFGPNGSGKGTQGSLVKDKYDLAHIESGAIFRQHIGQGTELGKKAKEFIDKGELVPDDITIPMVLETLKEKGAGGWLLDGFPRNIVQAQKLWDALSAAGMKLNFVIEILLPREVAKNRIMGRRLCVNDPNHPNNIFIDAIKPDGDKCRVCGGELKSRSDDQDEDAIDKRHNIYYDKDTGTLAAAYFYRDLAGKEGFKYIELDGEGSINDIKDTLLKQLD
- a CDS encoding CTP synthase, with the translated sequence MKTKFIFVTGGVLSSLGKGLAAASIGALLKARGLKVNIQKLDPYINVDPGTMNPFQHGEVYVTDDGAETDLDLGHYERYLDQPMAQINNFTSGRIYHSVITKERRGDYLGGTVQVIPHITDEIKNAIKSVAQNDEDVAIIEIGGTVGDIEGLPFLEAIRQLRGELGKDQVLYIHLTLVPYMKAAGELKTKPTQHSVKELRSIGIQADIILCRSEVDLDQDIKSKIALFCNVDPDAVFTAKDVRSIYEVPMALYEEGLDQKIAIMLKLPAKNPNLQSWENLVHRLHHPGPKINIAIVGKYVDLRESYKSLHEALVHAGLESEREVELRYVNSDSLIPGGNVQQQMSGLHGILVPGGFGSRGIEGKIAAISYARSQNIPFFGICLGMQCAVIEFARNVLGLRDADSQEFSPDTEHPVIYLMKEWFDFRNNTVQKRCQESNKGGTMRLGAYPCVITEGTKAYEAYQTREIMERHRHRYEFNKKYAQQFEAEGMIFSGLSPDKSLVEIVELENHPWFLGCQFHPEFKSNPMRAHPLFREFVRAAGLAG
- the kdsA gene encoding 3-deoxy-8-phosphooctulonate synthase, whose protein sequence is MQTDPKNTDCSVSTHGRQSGNQLFFILGPCVLEGADFASDIAHKILEVAQELKIQVFFKSSFDKANRTSAESFRGPGLGQGLEWLQRVKEMTGLPVLTDIHHPEQAASIAEVADVIQIPAFLCRQTDLLLAAADTGRIVNIKKGQFLAPWDMHQAVSKIRQRSSSARIWITERGTSFGYNNLVVDFRSLPVMKELGHPVIFDATHSVQLPGGKGTSSGGQREFVPLMARAAVAAGADGIFMEVHPDPERALCDGPNSWPLDQLKPLVQTLLKIRKAVNE